Below is a window of Fulvitalea axinellae DNA.
CGAAAAGAACCGAGGGTCCCGTCATACCGGCTTTTTGTTGCCCAACGACGGCGATGCGCACGGTCCAGTTTCCTGCGCAACACTTTTTCCCTTGATACAATTAAGCCATTTCTTATGTCCTTGGACTATATAAAAGTTTTCGCTCCCGCCACCGTAGCCAACGTGGCCTGCGGCTTCGACGTACTCGGCTTTGCCATAGACAGCCCCGGCGACGAAGTGGAGCTTACCAAATCCGACACCGGCGAGGTACGCATTACCAAGATCATCGGTGACGGAGGAAAATTGCCGACCGACGCCGACAAAAACACCGCCGGCGTAGTCGTAAAAGCATTTCTGGAAGCGATCGGAAGCAAGCAGGGCATCGATATCGTCCTGCACAAACATATGCCTTTGGGCAGCGGTATGGGATCGAGCGCGGCCAGTTCGGCCGCCGCCGTATACGCCGCCAACAAGCTGATGGGCTCTCCGCTCAGCGATTTGGAGATTTTGCCTTTCGCCATGGAAGGCGAGCGGATAGCCTGCGGCTCAGCCCACGCCGACAACGTGGCGCCTTCGCTTTTGGGCGGTTTTACGCTTATCAGAAGCTACAGCCCGCTAGACGTGGTCAAGATCGACGTTCCCGACGAGCTTTTCGCCACCGTGGTACATCCCAAAATAGTGGTGAACACCAAAGACGCCCGCAAGATTCTGAAAGGCCAAGTCCCGCTCGATAAGGCCATTCGCCAATGGGGCAACGTGGGAGCGCTTATCGCCGGGCTTTTGCAGAAAGATTACGGCCTGATTTCCCGCTCTTTGGAAGACGTGATTATAGAACCGGTCCGTTCGCTATTGCTTCCCGGATTCGACGAGGCAAAACAAGCGGCCTTGGAAGCCGGAGCGTTGGGCTTCGGGATTTCGGGTTCCGGCCCGTCGCTGTTTTCCCTAAACCGAGGGAAGAAAACGGCCGAAACCGTAGCGCATGCCATCAAATCCGTTTATGACGGCTTGGGTATCGAAACCGACCTTTTCGTATCGGCCGTAAACCAGCAAGGCCCAAGCATAATCCGTAGCAACGAAAGCGACAGCGCAAAAACCATCTGACTCTTGAAAAACAACCCGATATGATTCTATACAGTACTAACCACCGCGTACCGGACGTAAACTTCGAAGAAGCCGTATTCAAGGGCTTGCCTGACGATAACGGTCTCTACATGCCGAGAGAGATCGACAAACTACCCGATTCTTTTTTTGAGAATATCCATGAGATGTCTTTGCAGGAAATCGCCCTGCAAGTGACGGCGAACCTGATCGGCGACGAAATCCCGACCAACGACCTGATGGAAATCGTCAATGACGCTTTCGACTTTGAAGCGCCCGTTGTGCCTGTAACGGAGAATATCCGCTCGTTGGAGCTTTACCACGGACCTACTTTGGCCTTCAAAGACTTCGGAGCCAGATTTATGTCCAGGGTAATGGGCTATTTTCTTAAGAAAAGAAAAAGAGAGGTCAACATACTGGTAGCCACTTCCGGCGATACGGGAAGCGCCGTTGCCCAAGGGTTCCTGAACGTTCCGGGCATTACGGTGACTATCCTTTACCCAAGGGGAAAAGTAAGCGAAATCCAGCGCAAACAGCTCACTACCGTGGGCCAAAACGTTACGGCTCTGGAAGTGTCGGGCACATTCGACGATTGCCAGCGGATGGTTAAGCAAGCGTTTCTCGACAGAAAAATAAGGGAAAAGCATTCGCTAAGCTCGGCCAATTCCATCAATATCAGTCGCCTGATTCCGCAGTCGATTTACTATTACTACGCCTATGCCCAAGTAAAGGAAGAAGGCAAGCCGGTAGTGTTCTGCGTGCCGAGCGGCAACTACGGCAACCTCTGCGGAGGGCTTATAGCCAAAGCCACCGGACTGCCGATCAAGCGCTTCGTGGCCGCCTCAAACGCCAACGACGTGGTGCCGAAATACCTTAACGGGCACCCATATGAAACCCGTCCGTCGGTACAGACGATCTCAAACGCCATGGACGTGGGCGACCCGAGCAACTTCGCGCGCCTACAGGCTCTGTATGACGAGCGCTTCCCAGATATCGTACGCGATATCGCCGGCAAGAGCTTCTCCGACGAACAGACGGAAGCCACCATCGCGAGGGTATTCAAAGAAACAGGCTATATACTCGATCCGCACGGCGCAATCGGCTACGCCGCCTTGGAGCAACACTTGAAGGAATGCGACAAAGACGCCTTGGGTATATTCCTTGAAACGGCCCATCCGGCCAAATTCGCCGATGTAGTAGAACCGTTGATCAAGCAGTCCGTGATCTTCCCGAAACGCCTTTCCGAAGTGCTTTCGAAGACGGAGAACGCCATATCGATCGGGAGCAGTTACGACCACCTGAAGGCTTATCTGGAACAACGGAAATAAGAAACGGAAACTTAAGGGCGGAGGAAAACACAAAAAGTAGTGCAAAGTAAATAGTAAAGCGTAAAGAGACTGCTCGGGGATAACCTAAAGCCAAATAAACCAATAGGTTACCCCTTCAAAACGTTCCTTTATCGAAACATAAACTATTTTACTGGATATACTTATTATCCTCCGCCCTTTGCATTGCTCGGCTTCGGGCTTTAGTTTTCCGAAAATTTTTGCGGAAACCGCACACTATAGTATCAAGATTATGTCCACAAGCGAAGAACAGGAACTTTTGGGGTCCATGCGGGACCGCATCGACGCGATAGACAACCAAGTGCTGGCCTTGCTCAACGACCGGATGGAAGTGGTAAGGCAAGTAGGGGAGCTTAAGAAAAACAACAAGACCGTAATCTACCGCCCGGAGCGGGAGAAAAGCATCATCGACCGGCTAGCCAAGCGCAGCGAGGGACTTTTGACCCGACCCGCCATCGAGGCTATCTTTCTGGAGGTGTTCGCCATCAGCCGTAACCTCGAATTGCCGGAGAAAGTCGCCTTTCTCGGTCCCGAATTCAGTTTTACCCACCAAGCCGCCGAGAGCCGTTTTGGCGCTTTGAGCGAATATTGGGCGCTGAGCTCCATCCCGAAAGTATTCGAAGCCGTGGATACCGGCCGTGCCCGTTTCGGCGTTGTGCCGATCGAGAACAACCAGGAAGGTTCGGTAAACGAAACCATCGACTTATTGGGCAATTACGAATTGTCGATTGTGGCCGAGGTGGCCATCCCGATTCACTTCGCGCTGGCCTCCACGCACGATTCGCACCACAGTATTAAGAAGATCTACTCGCGCGATATCGCTTTCAAACAGTGTAAGAGCTTTATTGAGGAAACATTCGGAGAGGATATAGAGCTTGTGCCCGTAAACTCCACCTCGAAAGCCGTGAAGCTGGCCCTGAAAGAAGAAGGCGCCGCCGCGCTGTGCCCTAGAATCGCGGCCAACCAAAACCGTCTGCCTATTCTTTTCGACAACGTGGAAGATTCGGAAGACAATTTCACTCGCTTCCTGATTTTGGCCAAAGACTTTATAAACCAAAAAAGCGGACGCGACAAGACGACCATTCTGGCCAAACTTTCGGCCAAGCCAGGCGCTCTCGCCAAGTTTCTGCAAGATTTCTACGACGCCGGCATCAACTTGACCAAGATCGAAAGCCGCCCGGCCAAGAAGGGCAAGAACTTCAAATACCTGTTCTATATCGACTTCGACGGACATTTCGAGGACGAAAACGTACGGGAAGTGTTCCTGTCGCACTCCAAGCGTATCAAACTGCTCGGCAGTTACGTGAAGATGTGCTGATTGGTTTATTTTAGTAAAGAGTAAAGAGTCCAGAGTAAAAAGTATTGTAGCGCTACAGTACTCCTTACTCTGGACTCTTTACTTTGTACTATATCATTCATTTAGGTTGACTATTCTTTCCGGGCCAAGTCCAGGTTTTCAGGTCATCGCTCCAGGCTATGGCCAAGCTGGCCTTGTTATGGGCGTCCGAACGGGGGTTTTTCGGATTTACGGGCGATCCGTGGAAGAACATGATATACTTGCCGAAGCGTTTTTCCTTGGTCAAATCTACCACTGTGGCGGCCGTCAAACGGCGTTTCGCCCACGGCCAATCCTTTTGTCCCAGAGTTAGTAGCGCCTCATCCTCGCCCCATTCTTGCGGAGTTTTGGAGCGTTTCACTCCGATACCGTTGCGCGGTGAGTGTAACAGTACGTATTCTCCATTTTGGCGTATCACCGTCACGTTTTCGCCCGAATGGGCATTCCCCGCATAAGTCCAGTTCTTAAGGTCATAAGAATAGGACATCGACACTCCGTTTTGCTTATAATAGCACCACCACTTTCCGGGCTCGTCGGCATCTTCCAATAAATACGGATCGATCATTCTGCCCATATCCTCCACGACCACGTCATTGCCTTTCACTTTCAACAACTCAGGCTCCGACCAATTCTCAAGATCCTCGCTCCGCATTATCCAGACTCTGCTGTCTTTATTGCCGAATCGCTCTTTGTTGGGCGTCGGGTAGGTCTGTAGGCACATAATCCATTGCCCGTCTTTGCGAACGATATTGCCGGGACTGCTATAATTCAGGTTTCTGTCGCAAGGCGTAATGATTTTCGGATACGTCCAATGCACCAAATCCTCGCTTACGCTTTGGGCGGTATACCAATACATGCCCTTGTCCTTCGCTTTTTCGACCAAGGTGAAATACAGGTGGAATTTTCCTTCGTGATACACCACCGCGGGATCTCGGTAAGCGTATTTGTAATTTCCCTGAAAGAGAATCGGGGATTTTATCTCGCCGAAATCAAAAGTCTGCGCCCATGCCGGGCTAATGAGCGTAAGCGCAAACAGAACGCTCAGGCAGAGCCTCGTTTTAATGCCGTACATGCGATTGTTTTTTTATGAAAAATAAGCGCGCCGCGCAGAATCGCCGGCGAGATGGCGAAAAGCCCGGATAGAGCGCCCCAATACGAAACACTCCCAATATACGGCAGACACCGGCTGTATTGCCTATACAAATGTCCTTAGGCTTACACTGTCATTTAGCCCCTCTTATGTGGAAAATTGGCTTATTCGTTAATGGCCCGTTTTACCAGACTCTTTACCACCTCTCTGGTATCGACTTTTTCACCTTCAAAAAAATCAGAGGAAAGGTCCTCATGAATTGCGTGCAGATAATATTTCCGTTTTTCCAGAAACGGGACGATCCAATGTGTTTTGGTAATAGTCAGATTACCTTGCCCTCCCGAATAACTCCCTACAGGCTGGAAATAAGCGTTAAAAAACTGGCCGTCAACCTTAAGCATCAAAAAACTTCGGCTATTCAGTTTTGAACTGATAAAAGGATCCGAAACAAAAGTGCTCCATGAGTAAACCGCAAGCCCAAACAAAGACAATAAGACAACTCGCTTATGAGAATACCTGTCGAACTTTTTGAGAAGAATGATTAGCGAAAGAATAAAAATAAGGCTTCCCATAAATCCCACGCTCCAATTCCCTATCACTTTATAATCGGTAAAGCGAGAAAGCGTGTATAAAGGCACCAATATGCTTAGGAACAGAACTCTAAGTTTTTTCCATTTCATGAAGATAATTTAAGCATGAAAATGGAAAATATTAGCCTTCGCTTTTGAGAGATATTGACAAGTGACATAAGCTAAGCGAAGGGATCCCCTTAATAAAAACGCCCGCTTAGCGATACCAAGCGGGCGTTTGCGTTACTCCAATCCCAATCAAGTCCAAGGGAAATTAGGGGAGGTGTTGATCGCTTTCGGCTTTACCCTCGGGCGGTTGCCGTCCACAAACTTGTCGCCACGGATGGAGAGATGTTCCGTCATGCGGTCGCGCCAGCGTTCCAATTCGGCTTTGTGCTCGGGCTTTGAGGCCAAATCTTTGAGCTCGTTCGGATCTTTCTCCAGATCGAAAAGCAGCTCCCTGCCCGTCAAACCGAAGAAGATGTATTTATGCTTGCCGTCGGTGAGGGCGTACCAGTCGTTCTCGTCGAAGTAGATTTTCGAATGTTCCAAATCGATATACTCACGCCACTCTGGATTCCGCTCACGGACCGTGCGGAGCATACTGGTCCCTTCCATCTCGGCCGGGATTTCGGCGCCCGCAACATCCAGACAAGTCGGCAGGATATCGCGCAATTCCACCGGATGTTTGAGTGTTTGTCCCTTTTTGGCTTTCACCTTGAGCTTTTCGGGCCACTTCATCAGCATTGGCACCTTGGCCGACCCTTCGTAAGCGTAACACTTGCGCCAGTGGTAGTGGTCTCCCATCATATCGCCGTGGTCTGAGGTGAAGATGATCAGGCAGTTGTCGTACATGCCTTTGGCTTTTAGGGCGTCGGTCACTTTGCCTACCCATTCGTCCACAAAGGTGACGCTGGCGTAGTAATGCTTACGGGAACGGGCCACGTAGTCGTCTGGGAAATGGCCGAGCGGAGTTGACGGGTTTTCGAGGTTGCCCATATCCTTGTACTTGTCGGCCCAATCGCCGATAAACGGTTCGGGAATATCGACTCCATCGTACATATCCACACAACGTTGCGGCGGATCAAACGGGCTGTGCGGACGGTGGAAGGAAAGCTTCATAAACATCGGCTCTTCCTTGTCATAATTCTTTATGCAATCCACGGCAGTCTGGCCAGTCCACTCAGTCGGGTGGTATTCCTCTGCCAATACGAACGGCTCGCCGTTATTGTCGTTGAAGCCCATTCCGGCGCAGAGTTTGGCTTTCGAACCGAATACCGAAAGCTCTTTTTGCGTGTATTCCTTCTCGGGGTCCATGCCAATGGCGTTGGCCAAGAATTTGTTCTTGCGGGCCTTGTCCAGAAACCACTTCGAATAGTCGTCAAGCACGCGTACCAAACCGTCTTCCAGATGCATTTCCTTATAACCATGCGTGTTGAAGGCGGGGTGGAAGTGATTCTTGCCCACCATCACGGTATGATAACCGGCCTCGTTCAGCATTCGTGGTTTCTCAAACTTGTATTTGGTAGCCTGGTTACGGTAACCCAACATCCCGTGCCCCCACGGCGACATGCCCGTTAGCAACCCGGCCCGGGCGGGAGTACAGCTAGGCACGGAAGAGTAGGCCACGTCGAAGGCCACACCTTCCTTGGCTATTTGGTCCATATTGGGCGTAATAGCGGCCTTGTTCCCGTAGAAACCCACCGTATCAGCGCGTTGTTGATCGGTCATGATCAGGATAATATGTGGCTTGCCGTCTTTGGTTGGACGGTCAGGAGTTTTCTTGCGGGCCTTGGCTTCGTTTACGGCGCCGGCCACTATGGATGTAGCCGTTGCGGCGGAGGTTTTCTTCAGGAAGTCTCTTCTGTTCATACAAAAAGTCTTTAGCGCTCCAGACTTCGTTAGCCGGAGGGTTAGCGTTGGAACCAGACACAAATACGCCGTTACGGAGCGTACGGAATGGATATTTTTGGTCGAAAAGAAGGGGGGAAATGTTCCGCAAGGGCTTGGGAGAGGGCTATCGGGGCCTTTTTGGGAAAAAATCATGAAAAAAGGACGACACCCGTTGCTTGGCGCCGTCCTCAGAGTTGTCTATTGTTCAGTTCGATCAAAGCTTACTTATCGGCAATCCATTGGCGCAATACCAACAAACGCCAGATCAATTCGCCGTGGTCGCGGGTGCCGTCCAGGTGTTCCGCAATAATTTTCGAAATCCACTCCGAGTCCACAAAGCGGGTCAAGCTTTCCGAATTCGCCAAGCTCTCCGTATGCTGGCGCCAGTCCTCGCGAAGCCATACGCCCAGCGGAAATTCCGGCCGGGCCTTGATCCGCCCGATGAAACGTTCGGCTCCGTTGCGCTCCAATATCTTTTCCAAGACAGCGTTTCGGCCTCTCTCCATCCACGCCACCGGCGATACGGACTCGGAAAGCTCCATAAGCCCCGAGGTGAGGTAAGGCATGCGAAGATCCATGCCACAACTTTGGAACAGGAACTGATGCACGGGCAATACGCTCCGTTGCAGGTAAGCGCCCCGTTCGAATTGGCAAAGGTTAGCGAAGTTCAGGTCCACGAAACCGCTGTTATCGCTGTCCTCAGCGAACATCTTGGGGTAGGGGTTTTCCTTTACGGAACTGTCGTCGTTGATCAGCTTCAGATAAGTCCGCTCGGGCGATTCGCTCAGGCGCTCGGCGTATTTGCGCACAAAGCCCACCAATCCGCCAGAAAGCTTGTCGAGGGCCGTAGGCAACAGCTTGCTGCCTTTCTTTATATAAGGCAAAGCCTTGAGTACCGTCTCGTGGTTGCGCAGGTAATGATAATAAACCCAAGCGCGCGTAGAGCCGGAAAGCAGTTCCTCAGCGCCCTCGGCGCCCCACAATACCGACACGAAATCTTTGGCGTAGCGGGCCGTACGATAGCGAATCCAAGCGTAACGATGCCCCACCGGCTGGTCCATTCCCGCCACAAAGTCTCCGAAATCGTCAATATTGTCGGGGCCAAAAGGAACGGGATGGTTGCTTACGCCAAGGAATCCCAAAAGGTTTTCGAGCTTGTCTTCCTGCCGGGAAGTATGGCCTACGCTGAAAACGTGCGAGGGAATGGTTCCCGCCTTTTTGGCCAAAACCAGCATCACGGCAGTATACAAGCTTCCGTCGGCTATCAAACCGAAAGAAACGCGGTGAGGCTGTTTGGCGAAAAGTCCGTCGGTAAGGCGTTCTTCCACTTCCTCAGCCAGTTTGTCGATATCCGGCGTCGGCTGCTCCGTTTTGGTAGACTTGTTCGGCAGAGCGTCGAAGCGCGGAGCTTCGCCCAGAGAAAGCATGGTGCCCATATGCCCCCGCCTTACTTCAAAAACGTCTTTATAGAAAGTCTCCGGCGCTTTGGGCAAGCCGAAATTGATGAAATTCGCTATCTGTTGTTTGTTAAGTTCCTTGGCCGGAATACCCGAAGCCATCACGCCCCGAATGCCCGAAGAAACGACCAAAGAACCTTCCTCATGATAATAATAAAGCGGTTTGGCCCCCAGTCTGTCACGTCCCAGCAGAACCTCGCCCTTATGGGCGTCAAGGAATATAAAAGCGAAAACGCCTTCCAAGTCAGCTACCAGCTCCGGGCCGAATTCGATCAATGCGAAAAGCAACAGCTCGGCGTCGGTGCCCGTACGGAAGGTTTTTCCTTTTTCCAGAAGCCTGTTACGAAGGTCAAACCGACTGTCCAAATCGCCTTCAAACACCAATGCGTATTTGCCGCACTCCGATACCAAAGGCTGATCATGACTCTCGCGGGCTATAGACTCCGCACCCAATACCGCCGCCCACTTATTCGCTGTCAAGGTGGCCGTTTGTCCGCCGTCGCCAGGCGCTACGGCCCTGTTCATGTTTCGCACCGTCTGCTCGCCGGCCTTGCCTGCGCTGGATATAATTAGGTTGAATCCGCTCATCCGTTATTTTTGCTGGTAGAATATTATTAAAAAATACCTTAGGTTCTGATGTGTTTCGGGAATGCCGACCAATGGCCACCAGAACCAAACTCAACTTAGGCTATAAAGCCCAAAAAAGCAATTTGGGAAGAATCTGAAAAGCAAGAAGTTCAAACGTGTTTTTTCCTATTTGCGAATGATCCAAAAAGCGCTATAACAGATCGGAAAAAATGAACACAATTCAACATGATGTCTATTTTCACATCCCTTTATTTCCCCCAAGTACATTACGACAAGTTTAGCGGACATACATAGTAAGTAGTCAGCGTATATTTGCTCATGTTTGGAATATGAAACGCTGTTTTTTAAAATAAACCCGATATGTTTTCACCTAAGAGACTTTTCAAGCAAACTTTAGGTCTTTTGTCCCTGGCAGGGGCTTTGACGCTTTCCAGAGTCAACGCCTATGGGCAAACCCAGACCGAGAAGCCAAATTTCCTGTTCATCTTTGCCGATGA
It encodes the following:
- a CDS encoding asparagine synthetase B family protein; protein product: MSGFNLIISSAGKAGEQTVRNMNRAVAPGDGGQTATLTANKWAAVLGAESIARESHDQPLVSECGKYALVFEGDLDSRFDLRNRLLEKGKTFRTGTDAELLLFALIEFGPELVADLEGVFAFIFLDAHKGEVLLGRDRLGAKPLYYYHEEGSLVVSSGIRGVMASGIPAKELNKQQIANFINFGLPKAPETFYKDVFEVRRGHMGTMLSLGEAPRFDALPNKSTKTEQPTPDIDKLAEEVEERLTDGLFAKQPHRVSFGLIADGSLYTAVMLVLAKKAGTIPSHVFSVGHTSRQEDKLENLLGFLGVSNHPVPFGPDNIDDFGDFVAGMDQPVGHRYAWIRYRTARYAKDFVSVLWGAEGAEELLSGSTRAWVYYHYLRNHETVLKALPYIKKGSKLLPTALDKLSGGLVGFVRKYAERLSESPERTYLKLINDDSSVKENPYPKMFAEDSDNSGFVDLNFANLCQFERGAYLQRSVLPVHQFLFQSCGMDLRMPYLTSGLMELSESVSPVAWMERGRNAVLEKILERNGAERFIGRIKARPEFPLGVWLREDWRQHTESLANSESLTRFVDSEWISKIIAEHLDGTRDHGELIWRLLVLRQWIADK
- the thrC gene encoding threonine synthase, with product MILYSTNHRVPDVNFEEAVFKGLPDDNGLYMPREIDKLPDSFFENIHEMSLQEIALQVTANLIGDEIPTNDLMEIVNDAFDFEAPVVPVTENIRSLELYHGPTLAFKDFGARFMSRVMGYFLKKRKREVNILVATSGDTGSAVAQGFLNVPGITVTILYPRGKVSEIQRKQLTTVGQNVTALEVSGTFDDCQRMVKQAFLDRKIREKHSLSSANSINISRLIPQSIYYYYAYAQVKEEGKPVVFCVPSGNYGNLCGGLIAKATGLPIKRFVAASNANDVVPKYLNGHPYETRPSVQTISNAMDVGDPSNFARLQALYDERFPDIVRDIAGKSFSDEQTEATIARVFKETGYILDPHGAIGYAALEQHLKECDKDALGIFLETAHPAKFADVVEPLIKQSVIFPKRLSEVLSKTENAISIGSSYDHLKAYLEQRK
- the pheA gene encoding prephenate dehydratase — encoded protein: MSTSEEQELLGSMRDRIDAIDNQVLALLNDRMEVVRQVGELKKNNKTVIYRPEREKSIIDRLAKRSEGLLTRPAIEAIFLEVFAISRNLELPEKVAFLGPEFSFTHQAAESRFGALSEYWALSSIPKVFEAVDTGRARFGVVPIENNQEGSVNETIDLLGNYELSIVAEVAIPIHFALASTHDSHHSIKKIYSRDIAFKQCKSFIEETFGEDIELVPVNSTSKAVKLALKEEGAAALCPRIAANQNRLPILFDNVEDSEDNFTRFLILAKDFINQKSGRDKTTILAKLSAKPGALAKFLQDFYDAGINLTKIESRPAKKGKNFKYLFYIDFDGHFEDENVREVFLSHSKRIKLLGSYVKMC
- a CDS encoding homoserine kinase produces the protein MDYIKVFAPATVANVACGFDVLGFAIDSPGDEVELTKSDTGEVRITKIIGDGGKLPTDADKNTAGVVVKAFLEAIGSKQGIDIVLHKHMPLGSGMGSSAASSAAAVYAANKLMGSPLSDLEILPFAMEGERIACGSAHADNVAPSLLGGFTLIRSYSPLDVVKIDVPDELFATVVHPKIVVNTKDARKILKGQVPLDKAIRQWGNVGALIAGLLQKDYGLISRSLEDVIIEPVRSLLLPGFDEAKQAALEAGALGFGISGSGPSLFSLNRGKKTAETVAHAIKSVYDGLGIETDLFVSAVNQQGPSIIRSNESDSAKTI
- a CDS encoding arylsulfatase, which translates into the protein MNRRDFLKKTSAATATSIVAGAVNEAKARKKTPDRPTKDGKPHIILIMTDQQRADTVGFYGNKAAITPNMDQIAKEGVAFDVAYSSVPSCTPARAGLLTGMSPWGHGMLGYRNQATKYKFEKPRMLNEAGYHTVMVGKNHFHPAFNTHGYKEMHLEDGLVRVLDDYSKWFLDKARKNKFLANAIGMDPEKEYTQKELSVFGSKAKLCAGMGFNDNNGEPFVLAEEYHPTEWTGQTAVDCIKNYDKEEPMFMKLSFHRPHSPFDPPQRCVDMYDGVDIPEPFIGDWADKYKDMGNLENPSTPLGHFPDDYVARSRKHYYASVTFVDEWVGKVTDALKAKGMYDNCLIIFTSDHGDMMGDHYHWRKCYAYEGSAKVPMLMKWPEKLKVKAKKGQTLKHPVELRDILPTCLDVAGAEIPAEMEGTSMLRTVRERNPEWREYIDLEHSKIYFDENDWYALTDGKHKYIFFGLTGRELLFDLEKDPNELKDLASKPEHKAELERWRDRMTEHLSIRGDKFVDGNRPRVKPKAINTSPNFPWT